One part of the Xiphophorus maculatus strain JP 163 A chromosome 1, X_maculatus-5.0-male, whole genome shotgun sequence genome encodes these proteins:
- the LOC111609825 gene encoding SRSF protein kinase 3-like — translation MALESLTGDLLFHPKAGEFMSLEEDHIGQIVELLCRIPPDVVQSVKHSAQYFDRRGDLRRVGPLRPWRLYDLLVEKYNFLLEEASEFSNFLLRMLDYHSERRATAAQCLQHPWLTSS, via the exons ATG GCCTTGGAGTCGCTCACTGGAGACTTGTTGTTCCACCCCAAAGCCGGCGAGTTCATGTCCCTGGAGGAAG ACCACATCGGCCAAATCGTCGAGCTCCTCTGCAGAATTCCTCCAGATGTTGTCCAGTCAGTCAAACATTCAGCTCAATACTTCGACCGAAGAG GTGATCTCCGTCGTGTTGGTCCACTGAGGCCGTGGAGACTTTATGACCTTCTGGTGGAGAAATATAACTTTCTACTAGAGGAGGCCTCTGAATTCTCAAACTTCCTTCTCCGTATGCTGGATTATCACTCAGAGAGAAGGGCAACTGCTGCACAGTGCCTTCAACACCCATGGTTGACCTCCAGTTAA